The genomic interval TGTCTTTCTTGACCActatctttgtttatctttgtacaaCTTTGTACATCTTCATAGTTATAAGAAAGCTAAACTCTAGCTTAACATGTTACCATCATGCTTTATATCATCGGATAACTTACAACTTTATAATTGattcattagttttaccaaactaatctgtgagttacttaaataatttaattagattacttactacctaacaaacaattttattagtgATTTCGAAATTGGAAATTACTTGCCGTATTCAGGCGATACACTTTTTTTAATGACATCTAAGAAATTACTTTTCGTTTTGCACGCTTTCTCTCTCAGACCTTACTATGatccaaacaatgatttattcatatgatttttaaaactttaaaaccatcaccaatttactcaaaataatataaaatgatatattgacaaaatactacatttatttacacgactataaacttacttaattttaatgatttcctATCATTAATGCCAATTTAATTACAGGTAACATTGCATTCATTTACCTATCTGATTTGTTTGACAATTACTTACAGTTACATGACAACTGAAGTAATAAAACCTGCCATTTTTTTCCTTCTTCGACATAAAAACATCACATATTTTAGTATCTTCAGTGTTTGCACTAAACCCTGAgtataagtcattattttttgtatttatgcaacATTCATTAATGTTAGACCTGCTAAATTAGTTTACTCAGACTTcttttaataacatttctttcCATGTGAATTGTTCAATTAATGTCCTTAAATGActtagttttcattttcatagttatttaataatgtacttaaatgatttAGTTCAATACATGACAAGCTCTTCGTTTgcatttaacgttttttttcacacctgttttacttttttttatcgaaattctcaatattttttatctttgttaccTTATATACTCATTCtttagtttattcttatttaaatcaaatggtttTATTGTACTAAATAATGTGGAACGTTGTTAAGTGAGAAATTAGATTACTTAGGGGTTCTTTCAAAAGAACAGCTTTGCtctgattgcatttattatccaaaactttaaaattttgccctgttaaatatcccaaaattatagcaacacatgtcatatctaggcaagaaatacaaagtaataaaacgtcACTAACTTTTGTCCCGTGGCCTGGTCGCGCTGCAATGTCCATAATCACTCGAACCGCAGTTGTCATCATGTacctttttcttcttcatttcAAATGTGATCCAATAGTTGTCAGTACTTCGCCGTTGTGTTCCACGTCAACCCTGTTCTTGAATATCTTCGGTCAGCAGGCGCCAAACTTTTACGTGTCGCGTTACGCCAAcgttcacttaactttcgtgatagttcgttcagtaaccaaccaacaactgttcaagtgttctaagtctttattgttccacgttctttctaagtataataatcggtatataatacagcatgacatttaaggtaatctcgcatcctaactgccgtccattaaggacccaaggcctcGTTCATTGCCTTTCCTAACCACCCTCCCTAACATTATAATCATGCGTCTatatataccacttttttgTCTAGCTAGTGACAGTTGTGCACATCTAATTTCTTGCCATACACAAAAAGAACGTATTctacagtcatgaactgtcCAGCTAATTGGACcaatagccagcggctatcacgacTGTCACCAGCTAAGTACATctacatttaataattatgatgaagTATTTGCCCTCTGTcacaaataaactttgaattctaCTATTGATTTTTGGCTATCACTTTAAAGGgtttcatacgtaacttttatgttacgtgaCACTTTAAAGTGTCTACACGCAACTACGTTACGCGACACTAACACCCAATGTCTTTATTTGTTGGTGATGTATATCTCTGCAGCCCATCAAATATACGGTGTCTGCATTTCTCTGATAAACGATGTCTACACTCTCAGACAGATGTCTGCACCACGTGTTGAATGTGAACATAATGCGtgtaacaatgataaatatttacaaacaactGATCTGATAACAATTATTTAGAAATGTTACAGAATGTGCTCTTTTTGTACAAGAAAGTTTAAACACGCTATCATGTTTGGTATGTATTTACTAAACAGTTGGATCTTGGTACATAAaagaaagtaaaataattatgtttcaataactttaccaaaaaaaatgtcaaccacGTATGTGAGAGTCTTTTTAAACATTCTACAGAAAATATAACATTCCAAATAAACTACTCTGAATATATAACTATCGTGTGTGTTCAGCTGATCGATACGAATAAAATTGGGGCGGCTGGatataattttaagaaatacaaaattgtCTCGTTAAAAGAAGAAGCGTTCAAaaccaaaatcatttaaacCTTTACCACTAAAATTTGGTATAAAGACATAACTTTTTATACTCCcttcccttttttattttaagaaagattCCCTACGAAGTATTTCTATTCAACTGTCAGagacattgttttcaaacatttattgtgtTTGTGTTACACGTAATTGCTTCCCAGTAAGAGTCTTATTATGAGATTCACATGTTGAGTGACCAGATATTGTTTCATGTAATACTCGGCTAtgttgattgtttaaatttaactaTTGATCGAAACGACCAACAAACATTGACAATGCTGGTATATAGATATCGAGGGATTTGTAGGATTGTAGATGATTATCCCAAAAAGATGTATggtgtttatttacaaactaaTGAACAGGAAAAAAAATCACCTGTTCTTCTTAGATAACTCGTAATGTTCACAAGCTAATGTTTTGCCAGAAATGTAATTATAGTCTACAAGTTTGTGTATATAACATCATGTTCTAAGAGCATGTTTTGTCTACATATCGTTCAAAGATACTCCCTCACGTGTTATAGGAAGTGTGTGTGTAAATCTGGAGTACAATGCTAACAGCACAAGGGTGTCGTcatcaaactaaaataaaaaaaataaatattgcaagaTGCAATGATACAGAAGATGCTTGTATTTGTCGGAAAGTGTAAGTTGTAAGTAAGAAATCACACATGCACAGCAGCATAAACTGTGACAATGATTCTGTTGAAAGGTATACTGCCTTACATACACACAGAGTGAGACACACGACTACACAagacaataaacacattttacttctaatgttgtattatttacattatttaaagatgTTTCGGGTAAATAAAACGTCgagaaattcttattttttaaagcttcactctcacagatataccatttttacaactttttttattttttgtcttggaaagagccaatttttgcgtaaaaatctgcaaacaaatgatattagattgctgacaaaaatcagatcggagattttcatatttccgtttgaaaattaatgttttatggcttaaaccgttcctaacggtttaagaaaaatacattaaattaatcaattttttaactttaatacaaaaatctgcgatctattttttgtcagcagtcttatataactggtttccatggattttcgcaattattggctcgttccataataaaaaataaaagaaagttgtcaaaacgttcaatctgtgagggtgcagctttaaagctaaCTTTACAAGATTCTGTCCAAATGAATACCCGTGTTTTGTGGTTTGAgctatttgaatatatttgaaaaaagtacCCGAAAAACCATGAACAAAAGATCTGTGAATGTGTCCCTTTAAATAATAAACGTGAGATAGAATAGACATTAGCTTTACACTGGTAATTAACATTCCTCGTTCAGGTGATTTTTGCTTCCAAGAAAGAAACTACGTTCATCCTTGGTCCTGGTTTTACAATAGAATCTTAATTATGCTTGTTTTAAGCGAGCTTGTGAATTTGTTGATGCTAATGGCGGTTTTTAATGTTAGAATGTCGCTTGACTGATCTTGTCGAGGATATGGAGAGAGATGTTGAAGACATTAGACATGatttgaaaacagaaaagaGGCACAGAAGAGAGGACATTATGTCAATCAGAGAGGAATTAAAAAACGTAACGTCTTTACTCTTTTTGGCAGAAAATTCAGACGATGTGGACAGTTCCCTTTCAGCAAGTGGGTTAGGGTCAAACACAATAAGTAATAACAAATATCATGATTAGACGTACAAACGGCTTATGTCTGCATTTATGAAAGAAAAGATCAATATCCTTAAAATGCAACAAGAATTGaggaaatttcaaaataaagctGAAGACATTAAATCGTTTGCTTCTTCTAAAGTATCGGAGTGCGAGGGAATGATGAGTGgagctttaaatattttagagGAGAGCTTCAATTCAAAACTAAGTGACCTGCTAGAAGGTCTTTCCAGAAATTTCACACAAGtcaatatgcaaatattgaCTGAGGAACAGCTGAAGAAAATTATTGCTAAATTGTTAAATGAAACcctcaaaatgaatatgttatcTGAATTAAGAGATTCAGATGAAAAAGAAGCCACATTAAGCACACCGATTGAAATCGATGCACCGCAAGTTGCGTGTATGAATGATAGAGATGACAAGCAATATAATTGTTGTGCACTTGTTATGGTAACTGGAATATGCACTTTGACAGTCAAATCCGAGTATGAAATACCCGTTTATTTTGACACAGGAACAGATGGGGGAGGGTGGATTGTTATTCAACGTAGGATTAACGGAAGTACCGATTTCTACCGCGGTTGGGAGGAATACAAGGCTGGTTTTGGTAATCTTATGGGCGAGTTTTGGCTAGGTAATGAATACATTCATCAACTTACAGCCAGTGGAAACAGGGAACTTCGCGTTGAGTTGGAGGATGAAGATGGACAGAAAGCGTTCGCTCATTACTCGCACTTTCAGGTCTTGTCTGAAGAGAAAGGGTACCAGCtgaatgtttccggttacactGGAACAGCTGGGGACTCACTGTCCTATCACGACGGAATGAAGTTCTCAACGTTTGACAAAGACAATGATCTGCGAAAAGGAAACTGTGCAATAGACTATGAAGGCGCGTGGTGGTACAAGTCTTGCGTCAATTCGAATCTGAATGGTAAATACGGTAGACCTACTGGTGCTGCGTggtattttttcaataac from Mya arenaria isolate MELC-2E11 chromosome 7, ASM2691426v1 carries:
- the LOC128241522 gene encoding ficolin-3-like → MVTGICTLTVKSEYEIPVYFDTGTDGGGWIVIQRRINGSTDFYRGWEEYKAGFGNLMGEFWLGNEYIHQLTASGNRELRVELEDEDGQKAFAHYSHFQVLSEEKGYQLNVSGYTGTAGDSLSYHDGMKFSTFDKDNDLRKGNCAIDYEGAWWYKSCVNSNLNGKYGRPTGAAWYFFNNIWEPMKRVEIKIR